The following proteins come from a genomic window of Chionomys nivalis chromosome 9, mChiNiv1.1, whole genome shotgun sequence:
- the Smim26 gene encoding small integral membrane protein 26: MRPERATFWYRRMSMVYAISAWGALGSAIFLTRRQKEPGYGEEQKDGWRDEAPLATCEDSDFDREISEPLDEPHLQTFVKNPNSFMSVTQRITDHLKSWIGGPGPQS, translated from the exons ATGCGTCCTGAACGGGCTACTTTTTGGTACCGGCGGATGTCCATGGTCTACGCAATCAGCGCCTGGGGGGCGCTGGGTTCGGCGATTTTCCTTACACGTAGACAGAAGGAGCCAG gttatgGAGAAGAACAGAAGGATGGCTGGAGGGATGAAGCCCCTCTTGCTACATGCGAAGACTCTGACTTTGACAGGGAAATAAGTGAGCCCCTTGACGAGCCTCATCTGCAGACATTTGTAAAGAATCCAAACAGTTTTATGTCAGTCACTCAGAGGATCACGGACCATCTGAAGTCATGGATTGGTGGGCCTGGGCCCCAGTCGTGA